One stretch of Halobaculum marinum DNA includes these proteins:
- a CDS encoding DUF3105 domain-containing protein — MTDGPDSASGVELSRRRALGVVAAGAVGALAGCLGGGDTIDSLPQRGDQQVIADVESFPNQGNEHVQRGTQVDYDTRPPTSGPHYAGTVQAGFYEEAQPMGDVIHTLEHGAVVAYYDPDAITETARENLQTWGRSFTGTWQSFLAMPYPYDDPETPYALTAWRHLLRMGEYDEAAVRAFCAEYLGRGPENPVR; from the coding sequence ATGACAGACGGACCCGATTCCGCGAGCGGCGTCGAGCTCTCCAGACGCCGCGCGCTCGGCGTCGTGGCCGCCGGTGCGGTCGGCGCGCTCGCCGGGTGCCTCGGCGGCGGCGACACCATCGACTCGCTCCCCCAGCGCGGCGACCAGCAGGTGATCGCCGACGTGGAGTCGTTCCCGAACCAGGGGAACGAACACGTCCAGCGCGGCACGCAGGTCGACTACGACACCCGACCACCGACCTCCGGACCTCACTATGCGGGGACGGTGCAGGCGGGCTTCTACGAGGAGGCGCAGCCGATGGGCGACGTGATCCACACCCTCGAACACGGCGCCGTCGTCGCGTACTACGACCCCGACGCGATCACGGAGACGGCCCGCGAGAACCTCCAGACGTGGGGGCGGAGCTTCACCGGGACGTGGCAGAGTTTCCTCGCGATGCCGTACCCCTACGACGACCCGGAGACGCCGTACGCGCTCACCGCGTGGCGGCACCTGCTTCGGATGGGCGAGTACGACGAGGCGGCGGTGCGGGCGTTCTGTGCGGAGTACCTCGGGCGCGGCCCGGAGAATCCGGTGCGGTAG
- a CDS encoding enoyl-CoA hydratase/isomerase family protein, translating into MIRSERAADGAYRTVTLDRPEARNALTPDALDALEAAVVDADEPVVLLRGAGSAFCAGADLDVVADLDDPAAFAGHGQRVAESIATSDSVVVAGVDGAARGGGVELALACDLRVATPDATFAETGVAFGLFGAWGGTARLPRVVGEGAALDIALSARVVDAEEARELGLVSRVVPDPTDVAREVAENEPSALAAVKRLVRTGARGGETEAAERETFARLHAEHFGE; encoded by the coding sequence GTGATTCGCTCCGAGCGGGCCGCCGACGGCGCGTACCGGACCGTGACGCTCGACCGCCCCGAGGCCCGAAACGCCCTCACACCCGACGCGCTCGACGCCCTGGAGGCCGCCGTCGTCGACGCCGACGAGCCGGTCGTGCTCCTCCGCGGCGCCGGCTCCGCGTTCTGCGCCGGCGCCGACCTCGACGTGGTCGCCGACCTCGACGACCCGGCGGCGTTCGCCGGCCACGGCCAGCGCGTCGCCGAGTCCATCGCCACGAGCGATTCCGTCGTCGTCGCCGGCGTCGACGGTGCCGCTCGCGGCGGCGGGGTCGAACTCGCGCTGGCGTGTGATCTCCGCGTGGCGACGCCCGACGCGACGTTCGCGGAGACGGGCGTCGCCTTCGGCCTGTTCGGCGCGTGGGGCGGCACCGCCAGACTCCCCCGCGTCGTCGGCGAGGGCGCCGCTCTCGACATCGCGCTGTCGGCCCGTGTCGTCGACGCCGAGGAGGCGCGCGAGCTGGGGCTCGTCTCGCGGGTGGTGCCGGACCCGACCGACGTGGCCCGCGAGGTGGCCGAGAACGAGCCGAGCGCGCTCGCGGCGGTGAAGCGACTCGTTCGGACGGGCGCTCGCGGCGGCGAGACCGAGGCCGCCGAGCGCGAGACGTTCGCCCGCCTCCACGCCGAGCACTTCGGGGAGTGA
- a CDS encoding DUF7114 family protein, with protein sequence MDDAARTRAAAERAVGDVEPPALRSALTDRFDDAEMTPGALTLLSARALDPDVDLAGVEDHAAGVQLIYEGLRLTRELSQTEPWAGADLDAEGDIDADLDVLAADVSVSRGFYLLARTAAAGKAVETVRAFGRDQTLRRDADAEGAAALDRNLEADVFELAVVAGTAAVGAAAPAELLSYAAELAAGEDDRMPAVGALPDSTSERIARLADDDRVASSADS encoded by the coding sequence ATGGATGACGCCGCGCGGACTCGCGCCGCCGCGGAGCGGGCGGTCGGCGACGTCGAGCCGCCGGCGCTCCGGAGCGCGCTGACCGACCGCTTCGACGACGCCGAGATGACGCCGGGCGCACTCACGCTCCTCTCTGCTCGCGCGCTCGACCCCGATGTGGACCTCGCCGGCGTCGAGGACCACGCCGCCGGCGTCCAGTTGATCTACGAGGGGCTCAGACTCACCCGCGAGCTGTCGCAGACGGAGCCGTGGGCCGGCGCCGACCTCGACGCCGAGGGCGACATCGACGCCGACCTCGACGTGCTCGCGGCGGACGTGTCCGTCTCGCGCGGCTTCTACCTCCTCGCGCGCACTGCCGCCGCCGGGAAGGCCGTCGAGACGGTCCGCGCGTTCGGTCGCGACCAGACGCTCCGCCGCGACGCCGACGCCGAGGGCGCCGCCGCGCTCGACCGGAATCTGGAGGCGGACGTGTTCGAACTCGCGGTCGTCGCCGGCACCGCCGCCGTCGGCGCCGCCGCCCCCGCCGAGTTGCTGTCGTACGCCGCCGAACTCGCCGCCGGCGAGGACGACCGGATGCCAGCCGTCGGCGCGCTCCCAGACTCCACGAGCGAACGGATCGCTCGGCTGGCAGACGACGACCGCGTCGCCTCCTCGGCGGACTCCTGA
- a CDS encoding YgaP family membrane protein codes for MELIPSEKNVGGWDRTVRLVVGPILLIVAAAALLGVVTLGPVVIAASALVGLVLTVTGAVQKCTLNSLLGLNTYRGATEEQAEQEIERTERPA; via the coding sequence ATGGAACTCATTCCCAGCGAGAAGAACGTCGGCGGGTGGGACCGGACGGTACGGCTGGTCGTCGGCCCCATCCTCCTGATCGTCGCCGCCGCGGCGCTGCTCGGTGTCGTGACGCTCGGCCCCGTCGTGATCGCCGCGAGCGCGCTCGTCGGGCTCGTCCTGACGGTGACCGGCGCGGTGCAGAAGTGCACGCTGAACAGCCTGCTCGGCCTGAACACCTACCGCGGGGCGACGGAGGAGCAGGCAGAACAGGAAATCGAGCGCACCGAGCGCCCTGCCTGA
- a CDS encoding VOC family protein, producing MSTDDDPVPADQSDIPVTAERPDSLLRTTGTDHITLIGSNEEETVKFYRDVLGMPLVMRQPNLDAPNVTHLFFDSGDGRIITFFVEEDRDNAPGQRPGIGAVHHLAFSIEAEELPEIKEALSEHGHRFAEFDRGAFHSLYTRDHNGLTIELVVDKYELPDDERGRVMAVAQSKRVDAGADYVDDEHMEAAIEELGLDVVKNEVPDAATGTGYTE from the coding sequence ATGAGCACCGACGACGACCCCGTGCCCGCCGACCAGTCCGACATCCCCGTGACCGCCGAGCGACCCGACAGTCTGCTGCGGACGACCGGGACCGACCACATCACGCTGATCGGCTCCAACGAGGAGGAGACAGTGAAGTTCTACCGCGACGTGCTCGGGATGCCGCTGGTGATGCGCCAGCCGAACCTCGACGCGCCGAACGTCACGCACCTGTTCTTCGACAGCGGCGACGGGCGCATCATCACGTTCTTCGTCGAGGAGGACCGCGACAACGCCCCCGGTCAGCGCCCCGGCATCGGCGCCGTCCACCACCTCGCGTTCTCCATCGAGGCCGAGGAGTTGCCCGAGATCAAAGAGGCGCTCTCGGAGCACGGCCACCGCTTCGCCGAGTTCGACCGCGGCGCGTTCCACTCGCTGTACACCCGCGACCACAACGGCCTCACCATCGAGTTGGTCGTCGACAAGTACGAGTTGCCCGACGACGAGCGCGGTCGGGTGATGGCAGTCGCCCAGTCGAAGCGGGTGGACGCCGGCGCCGACTACGTCGACGACGAGCACATGGAGGCCGCAATCGAGGAGTTGGGGCTGGACGTGGTGAAGAACGAGGTTCCCGACGCGGCGACGGGAACCGGGTACACGGAGTAA
- a CDS encoding cupin domain-containing protein, with protein MEKVSLTDGFDSFDEPWSPRLAAELNGQAVKLAKLDGEFVWHSHPDADELFWVVDGGPLDVEFRDEPTVTLDPGELLVVPAGVEHRPVARAETKVALFEPAGTDNTGDAGDTGDERTNDVTALATGVSRGAVDVDDDAPRDADSSR; from the coding sequence ATGGAGAAAGTGTCGCTCACCGACGGCTTCGACTCGTTCGACGAGCCGTGGTCACCACGACTCGCCGCAGAGTTGAACGGACAGGCGGTGAAGCTCGCGAAGTTGGACGGCGAGTTCGTCTGGCACAGCCACCCCGACGCCGACGAGTTGTTCTGGGTGGTCGACGGCGGCCCGCTCGACGTGGAGTTCCGCGACGAGCCGACGGTGACACTCGACCCGGGCGAGTTGCTCGTCGTCCCCGCGGGCGTCGAACATCGCCCCGTCGCCCGCGCGGAGACGAAGGTCGCGCTGTTCGAACCCGCCGGCACCGACAACACCGGCGACGCGGGCGACACCGGCGACGAGCGCACCAACGACGTGACCGCGTTGGCGACGGGTGTGAGCCGCGGCGCGGTCGATGTCGACGACGACGCTCCGAGGGACGCGGACAGTAGCAGGTGA
- a CDS encoding metal-dependent hydrolase encodes MMATTHVLAGVLVGVAASALAPEAGPLVLWGALGGLAPDLDLLGAHRKDLHFPAYGSLAALAAVALAAVAPSPATVGVAVFLLAAALHAVSDAFGGDLELRPWEQTGDRAVYEHLRGRWHPPRRWIRYDGAPEDFFAGLALALPAFAVLDGPARWVIATIVVVSAVYALGRRTLVDGGERAVAVVPESVLAAVPETLIEDLR; translated from the coding sequence ATGATGGCTACGACGCACGTCCTCGCGGGCGTGCTGGTCGGGGTGGCGGCGAGCGCGCTGGCGCCCGAGGCCGGGCCGCTCGTCCTCTGGGGCGCGCTCGGGGGGCTCGCGCCCGACCTCGACCTGCTGGGCGCCCACCGGAAGGACCTCCACTTCCCGGCGTACGGGAGCCTCGCCGCCCTCGCGGCCGTCGCGCTCGCCGCGGTGGCTCCCTCGCCTGCGACGGTCGGCGTCGCGGTGTTCCTCCTGGCGGCGGCGCTGCACGCGGTCTCCGACGCGTTCGGCGGGGACCTGGAGCTCCGACCGTGGGAGCAGACCGGCGACCGGGCGGTGTACGAGCACCTGCGCGGGCGGTGGCACCCGCCGCGTCGCTGGATCCGCTACGACGGTGCCCCCGAGGACTTCTTCGCGGGCCTCGCGCTGGCGCTGCCGGCGTTCGCGGTGCTCGACGGCCCCGCTCGCTGGGTGATCGCGACAATCGTCGTCGTGTCGGCGGTGTACGCACTCGGTCGGCGGACGCTCGTCGACGGCGGCGAGCGCGCGGTCGCAGTCGTCCCCGAGTCGGTACTGGCGGCGGTGCCAGAGACGCTGATCGAGGACCTACGGTAA
- a CDS encoding potassium channel family protein, giving the protein MRVVIVGYGRVGARTARVLDEEGHEVVVVDNDHTKVERARERGLTVVEGDGSNPAVLAEAGVADADAVGAITGDPKLNFEICMEAKEATDCRTVMRVSEDFHDEIYDEFERAVDEIIYPERLGAAGAKTAMLGGNFNAIGDLTERLQIVSVSVGDDAPVLGSRVNDLALDGARVYAHGRNRQPLTIPLPGTTVEAGDRLAVLAETDRVDDVRTSLLGAD; this is encoded by the coding sequence ATGAGAGTCGTCATTGTCGGCTACGGCCGCGTCGGCGCGCGAACCGCCCGTGTCCTCGACGAGGAGGGACACGAAGTCGTGGTGGTGGACAACGACCACACGAAGGTGGAGCGCGCTCGCGAACGCGGACTGACGGTCGTCGAGGGCGACGGCTCGAACCCGGCGGTGCTCGCGGAGGCGGGCGTCGCCGACGCCGACGCGGTCGGTGCGATCACGGGCGACCCGAAGTTGAACTTCGAGATCTGCATGGAGGCGAAGGAGGCGACCGACTGCCGCACCGTGATGCGCGTCTCGGAGGACTTCCACGACGAGATCTACGACGAGTTCGAGCGCGCGGTCGACGAGATCATCTACCCCGAGCGCCTCGGCGCCGCGGGCGCCAAGACCGCCATGCTCGGCGGCAACTTCAACGCCATCGGCGACCTCACCGAGCGCCTCCAGATCGTCTCCGTCTCGGTCGGCGACGACGCACCCGTCCTCGGGTCGCGAGTCAACGACCTCGCGCTCGACGGCGCTCGGGTGTACGCCCACGGTCGCAACCGCCAGCCGCTCACGATCCCACTCCCCGGCACCACGGTCGAGGCGGGCGACCGCCTCGCGGTGCTGGCGGAGACGGACCGCGTCGACGACGTGCGGACGTCGCTACTCGGCGCCGACTGA
- a CDS encoding dihydrodipicolinate synthase family protein codes for MYGTGPPLVTPFDADGALDEDALRELVGWVEARGVDFLVPCGSNSEAELMTAEERARTVEVVADEATVPVLAGTGSPGLTETLEATDAAADAGADAALVVTPFYYGHSMATLEEYYTAVADAADIPVYLYSVPAYTDVKLDPDTIATLAEHPNIGGMKDSSGDIQTFQRTQRRVADLDFDLMVGSGGVLAQALAAGGSGGVLALANIAPEATTAIYEAHEAGDHERARDLTAACVELNYAVTGGYSVPGLKYAMRERGAPAGHVRSPHRPPDDDAKAALDDLLAEFEDLRADL; via the coding sequence ATGTACGGAACCGGGCCACCGCTGGTCACGCCGTTCGACGCCGACGGAGCACTGGACGAAGACGCGCTGCGCGAGTTGGTCGGGTGGGTCGAAGCGCGGGGCGTCGACTTCCTCGTCCCGTGCGGCTCGAACAGCGAGGCCGAGTTGATGACCGCCGAGGAGCGCGCCCGCACGGTCGAGGTCGTCGCCGACGAGGCCACCGTTCCGGTGCTCGCCGGGACAGGGAGCCCCGGCCTGACGGAGACGTTAGAGGCGACCGACGCCGCCGCCGACGCGGGCGCCGACGCCGCGCTCGTCGTCACGCCGTTCTACTACGGGCACTCGATGGCGACGCTGGAGGAGTACTACACCGCCGTCGCCGACGCCGCCGACATCCCGGTGTACCTCTACTCGGTCCCGGCGTACACCGACGTAAAACTCGACCCCGACACCATCGCGACGCTCGCCGAGCACCCCAACATCGGCGGCATGAAGGACTCCTCGGGCGACATCCAGACGTTCCAGCGCACGCAGCGCCGGGTCGCCGACCTCGACTTCGACCTCATGGTCGGCTCCGGTGGCGTGCTCGCGCAGGCGCTCGCGGCGGGCGGCTCCGGTGGCGTCCTCGCGCTCGCCAACATCGCTCCCGAGGCGACGACCGCCATCTACGAGGCCCACGAGGCGGGCGACCACGAGCGCGCCCGCGACCTCACCGCCGCCTGCGTGGAACTGAACTACGCCGTCACGGGCGGCTACAGCGTCCCCGGCCTGAAGTACGCGATGCGCGAACGCGGCGCCCCCGCGGGCCACGTCCGCTCCCCGCACCGTCCCCCGGACGACGACGCGAAAGCGGCGCTCGACGACCTGCTCGCGGAGTTCGAGGACCTGCGCGCCGACCTCTGA
- a CDS encoding TOBE domain-containing protein, with translation MGHDAVVGGADDGAAGFEASLVADGVTFDGRDAALLRAIAAAGSVSGAAAELGRSRARALSRLETLEGAFGDLVDRRRGGAGGGGSRLAENATALLARFDRLTAALAGTAGATESVFEGVVTGRDGELALVDTDAGAVRALAVGDPTPATGDRVQVSVRADAVTLHDPTETPSPDATSARNRFEGVATAVDRGDAVVDVHIDVGANATLSALVTVDSADRLGLTVGSDVVVSFKATATRATVTTAGGGDGEAE, from the coding sequence ATGGGACACGACGCGGTGGTCGGCGGGGCCGACGACGGCGCGGCGGGGTTCGAGGCGAGCCTCGTCGCCGACGGGGTGACGTTCGACGGTCGCGACGCCGCGCTGCTGCGAGCCATCGCCGCGGCGGGGTCGGTGAGCGGCGCCGCCGCGGAGTTGGGTCGCTCGCGGGCACGGGCGCTCTCGCGACTGGAGACGCTGGAGGGGGCGTTCGGTGACCTCGTCGACCGCCGCCGCGGCGGCGCCGGCGGCGGCGGGAGCAGACTCGCCGAGAACGCGACGGCGCTGTTGGCGCGCTTCGACCGTCTGACGGCGGCGCTCGCGGGGACCGCCGGTGCGACGGAGTCGGTGTTCGAGGGCGTCGTGACCGGGCGCGACGGCGAACTGGCGCTGGTCGACACCGACGCCGGGGCGGTGCGGGCGCTGGCCGTCGGCGACCCCACGCCGGCGACGGGCGACCGCGTGCAGGTGAGCGTCCGCGCCGACGCGGTGACGCTGCACGACCCCACGGAGACGCCGTCGCCGGACGCGACCAGCGCCAGAAATCGCTTCGAGGGCGTCGCGACGGCGGTCGACCGCGGCGACGCCGTCGTCGACGTTCACATCGACGTCGGCGCGAACGCCACGCTGTCGGCGCTCGTGACCGTCGACAGCGCCGACCGCCTCGGACTGACCGTCGGCAGCGACGTGGTCGTCTCGTTCAAGGCGACGGCGACGCGCGCGACGGTGACGACTGCGGGTGGTGGCGACGGAGAAGCAGAGTAA
- a CDS encoding extracellular solute-binding protein, protein MTKQRPGDTDGRASRRRFLAATGAGAAALGLAGCLGGASGSGTSEGGGSSSGGDATGNGSGDTTSGGASGLEDSMTIFHAGSLAPPFSTAEPDFEDEHGVDVNREAQGSVASTQKITQQGRSADVLGTSDFRLIRNRILPDFGDWYAIFTTNAMSIQYREDSPGADDIGTDNWWEVLTRDDVTIGHSDPAVDPGGYRAVMTQQLGAEAFDGERLYDDATYQKLRENSVVPTGTETNLEGQLESGELDYVFYYQSISASSGLPYVELQPEVDLSKATSEYASHYAKAEVETDSGTFTGAPIAYGITVPSVAESPNAGAKWVEYFATDAGQSVLEELGLVPVDPIVVPEASGDAVPENVMSVASAQATLGPLEL, encoded by the coding sequence ATGACGAAACAACGCCCCGGTGACACGGACGGGCGTGCGAGCAGGCGACGGTTCCTCGCGGCGACGGGTGCGGGCGCCGCGGCACTCGGCCTTGCTGGCTGTCTCGGCGGGGCCAGCGGGAGCGGGACGAGCGAGGGCGGCGGCTCATCGTCCGGGGGCGACGCCACGGGCAACGGCAGTGGTGACACCACGTCGGGCGGCGCCTCGGGCCTGGAGGACTCGATGACCATCTTCCACGCGGGGTCGCTCGCGCCGCCGTTCTCGACGGCCGAACCCGACTTCGAGGACGAGCACGGGGTCGACGTGAACCGCGAGGCGCAGGGGTCGGTCGCCTCGACCCAGAAGATCACCCAGCAGGGACGGTCGGCGGACGTGCTCGGCACCTCCGACTTCCGACTCATCCGCAACCGCATCCTGCCGGACTTCGGCGACTGGTACGCCATCTTCACGACGAACGCGATGTCGATCCAGTACCGCGAGGACTCCCCCGGCGCCGACGACATCGGGACGGACAACTGGTGGGAGGTGCTCACCCGCGACGACGTCACCATCGGCCACTCGGACCCCGCGGTCGACCCCGGCGGCTACCGCGCGGTGATGACCCAACAGCTCGGCGCCGAGGCGTTCGACGGCGAGCGCCTCTACGACGACGCGACCTACCAGAAGCTCCGAGAGAACTCGGTCGTCCCGACGGGGACGGAGACGAACCTGGAGGGCCAGTTGGAGTCGGGCGAGTTGGACTACGTGTTCTACTACCAGTCCATCTCTGCGAGTTCGGGCCTCCCGTACGTCGAACTCCAGCCGGAGGTCGACCTCTCGAAGGCGACCAGCGAGTACGCCAGCCACTACGCGAAGGCGGAGGTGGAGACCGACTCGGGCACGTTCACCGGTGCGCCCATCGCGTACGGTATCACGGTCCCGTCGGTCGCAGAGTCGCCGAACGCGGGCGCGAAGTGGGTCGAGTATTTCGCCACCGACGCGGGTCAGTCGGTGCTGGAGGAGTTGGGGCTGGTGCCGGTCGACCCCATCGTCGTCCCCGAAGCGAGCGGGGACGCCGTCCCCGAGAACGTCATGTCGGTCGCGAGCGCACAGGCGACGCTCGGACCGCTGGAACTGTAA
- a CDS encoding ABC transporter permease: MATGTETGARLDRFGRTPLAVAFGAVQLAAFAAAYAADRPTLYAFFLVGSVAVAAYALDGSAFVVGAATLASVLLVALALPLALFVARQQPSLIAEAALDPDVHRVLYLGVYGPLLAAIVSLLFGVPLARLLADGFPGQAVVESLVDLPLVVPHSVAGIIILFGFGRGGAFPNVSVLGTMTGMVLAMTFVSAPYAVNATREAFESIDDRLEYASRIHGASRFETFRRVTAPLAVRGMVTGGVLAWARAVSEFGAVAVVAYSVSFFYPPAGGEVTAQHAPVFVYNTYLQSGLEESGAVAFLLLAVSAVIFLIVRYLTDDGGSTGGVA; this comes from the coding sequence ATGGCAACCGGGACTGAGACGGGCGCGCGGCTCGACCGGTTCGGTCGAACGCCGCTGGCCGTCGCGTTCGGCGCCGTCCAACTGGCGGCGTTCGCGGCCGCCTACGCGGCCGACCGGCCCACGCTGTACGCGTTCTTCCTCGTCGGCAGCGTCGCCGTCGCGGCGTACGCGCTCGACGGGAGCGCCTTCGTCGTCGGCGCGGCGACGCTCGCGAGCGTCCTGCTCGTGGCGCTGGCGCTCCCGCTGGCGCTGTTCGTCGCGCGCCAACAGCCCTCGCTGATCGCCGAGGCGGCGCTCGACCCGGACGTCCACCGCGTGCTGTACCTCGGGGTGTACGGCCCGCTGCTGGCGGCCATCGTCAGCCTGCTGTTCGGCGTCCCGCTGGCGCGCCTGCTGGCGGACGGCTTCCCCGGCCAGGCGGTCGTCGAGAGCCTCGTCGACCTCCCGCTGGTCGTCCCCCACAGCGTCGCGGGGATCATCATCCTGTTCGGCTTCGGGCGCGGCGGCGCCTTCCCGAACGTCTCGGTGCTCGGGACGATGACGGGGATGGTGCTGGCGATGACGTTCGTCTCCGCACCGTACGCCGTCAACGCCACCCGCGAGGCGTTCGAGTCCATCGACGACCGCCTCGAGTACGCCTCGCGCATCCACGGCGCCTCTCGCTTCGAGACGTTCCGCCGGGTCACCGCGCCGCTCGCGGTCCGCGGGATGGTCACCGGCGGCGTGCTCGCGTGGGCGCGGGCCGTCTCCGAGTTCGGCGCCGTCGCCGTCGTCGCCTACTCGGTGTCGTTCTTCTACCCGCCCGCCGGTGGGGAGGTGACCGCCCAGCACGCGCCCGTGTTCGTGTACAACACCTACCTCCAGAGCGGACTGGAGGAGAGCGGCGCCGTCGCGTTCCTCCTGTTGGCCGTCTCGGCGGTCATCTTCCTCATCGTGCGCTACCTGACCGACGACGGCGGCTCAACCGGTGGTGTCGCCTGA
- a CDS encoding ABC transporter ATP-binding protein has protein sequence MGLHADVSATFAADGAEAFVVDAAIEVERGESLVVLGPSGSGKTLLLETIAGFHAHDGTVSLDGEALDGRPPERRDFGFVFQDYALFPHLTVLENAAYGTRYRDDHGDPEALLAELGVADLADRYPPTLSGGEKQRVALARALAVRPEVMLLDEPLAALDVPTRQALRDDLATVLDDVTAVYVTHNRTTARAVADRIAVMRDGHIVQTGTPEDVFERPDSPMVAAFTGSNVVAADALREAVDLSPDATTVAVRPEHVCIDADGPITGEVARVVREDAAVRVLVDLDVAVPAAGGRADPFGEGGDTRLSVFVADPPAAGDRVRLSVPRDRLTVYTDET, from the coding sequence ATGGGTCTGCACGCCGACGTGTCGGCTACGTTCGCCGCCGACGGCGCCGAGGCGTTCGTCGTCGACGCCGCCATCGAAGTCGAGCGCGGCGAGAGCCTCGTGGTGCTCGGCCCCAGCGGGAGCGGGAAGACGCTCCTGCTGGAGACCATCGCCGGCTTCCACGCCCACGACGGCACCGTCTCGCTCGACGGTGAGGCGCTCGACGGTCGCCCCCCGGAGCGGCGCGACTTCGGCTTCGTGTTCCAGGACTACGCGCTGTTCCCCCACCTCACGGTACTGGAGAACGCCGCCTACGGCACCCGCTACCGCGACGACCACGGCGACCCCGAGGCGCTGCTGGCGGAACTGGGCGTCGCCGACCTCGCGGATCGGTACCCGCCGACGCTGTCGGGCGGGGAGAAACAGCGGGTCGCGCTCGCACGGGCGCTGGCGGTCCGGCCCGAGGTGATGCTGCTCGACGAACCGCTGGCCGCGCTCGACGTGCCGACGCGACAGGCGCTTCGGGACGACCTGGCGACCGTCCTCGACGACGTGACGGCGGTGTACGTCACCCACAACCGGACGACCGCCCGCGCGGTCGCCGACCGCATCGCGGTGATGCGCGACGGGCACATCGTCCAGACCGGCACGCCCGAGGACGTGTTCGAGCGGCCGGACTCTCCCATGGTCGCCGCGTTCACCGGGTCGAACGTCGTTGCCGCCGACGCACTTCGGGAGGCGGTCGACCTCTCCCCCGACGCGACGACGGTCGCCGTCCGCCCCGAGCACGTCTGCATCGATGCCGACGGTCCGATAACCGGCGAGGTCGCCCGCGTGGTCCGAGAAGACGCGGCGGTTCGGGTGCTCGTCGACCTCGACGTGGCCGTCCCTGCCGCCGGTGGACGGGCAGACCCGTTCGGCGAGGGGGGCGACACCCGCCTCTCGGTGTTCGTCGCCGACCCGCCCGCCGCGGGCGACCGCGTCCGCCTGTCGGTGCCGCGCGACCGGCTCACCGTCTACACCGACGAGACGTAA
- a CDS encoding putative sulfate/molybdate transporter, translated as MALSERFEPTRAIRFDLGEWTGAVGDSVTVLPIVVALAALTPVSLPHALLFFGGFQVLWGVVYGLPLSVEPMKALAGLALAGALTAGEYVTAGLLAGVVLVVAAATGALSRVERYVGEPVVRGIQLAVALLLLRAGVDLGLAEPTLALAAAGVAGVVALAGFRRGAALAVLGVGLALALAETGVPSADLPAFTVFPTAAPALTTPALSATAGQLAMTVGNAAVATSLLLSDLFDADVAADRLSGSMGAMCLSAVPLGGVPMCHGSGGLAGKHAFGARTGGANLVLGGLYLAAVPFAGVVAAFPMPVLGVVLGFVGVHLGRRAVGVEGRGALALVALVGVVGVGWNVGAAFLVGLVADALRRRLAADAATTAN; from the coding sequence GTGGCGCTCTCGGAGCGATTCGAACCGACTCGTGCGATCCGATTCGACCTCGGTGAGTGGACCGGCGCGGTCGGAGATTCGGTTACGGTGCTCCCGATCGTTGTCGCCCTCGCGGCGCTGACGCCCGTCTCGCTCCCGCACGCGCTGTTGTTCTTCGGCGGCTTCCAGGTCCTGTGGGGGGTGGTGTACGGCCTGCCGCTCTCCGTCGAGCCGATGAAGGCGCTGGCGGGGTTGGCGCTGGCGGGCGCGCTCACCGCGGGCGAGTACGTGACGGCGGGCCTGCTCGCGGGCGTCGTGCTCGTCGTCGCGGCGGCGACGGGCGCGCTCTCGCGCGTCGAGCGGTACGTCGGCGAACCCGTGGTCCGCGGCATCCAGTTGGCGGTCGCGCTGCTGTTGCTCCGAGCGGGGGTCGACCTGGGGCTCGCCGAGCCGACGCTCGCGCTCGCGGCCGCCGGCGTCGCGGGCGTCGTCGCACTGGCGGGGTTCCGGCGCGGCGCCGCCCTCGCGGTGCTCGGCGTGGGTCTCGCGCTCGCGCTCGCGGAGACGGGCGTGCCGAGCGCCGATCTCCCCGCGTTCACCGTGTTCCCCACGGCGGCGCCCGCGCTCACGACGCCCGCGCTCTCGGCGACGGCGGGCCAACTCGCGATGACCGTCGGCAACGCCGCGGTGGCGACGAGCCTCCTCCTGTCGGACCTGTTCGACGCCGACGTGGCCGCCGACCGCCTCTCGGGGAGCATGGGTGCGATGTGTCTGTCGGCGGTGCCGCTGGGTGGCGTCCCGATGTGTCACGGCTCGGGCGGCCTCGCGGGCAAACACGCCTTCGGTGCGCGCACCGGCGGTGCGAACCTCGTCCTCGGCGGTCTCTACCTCGCGGCGGTGCCGTTCGCGGGCGTCGTCGCCGCGTTCCCGATGCCGGTGTTGGGGGTCGTCCTCGGCTTCGTCGGCGTCCACCTCGGTCGGCGCGCGGTCGGCGTGGAGGGGCGCGGCGCGCTCGCGCTGGTCGCGCTCGTGGGCGTCGTCGGGGTCGGGTGGAACGTCGGGGCGGCGTTCCTCGTCGGTCTCGTCGCCGACGCGCTCCGCCGTCGACTCGCCGCCGACGCGGCGACGACTGCGAACTGA